A single genomic interval of Oncorhynchus tshawytscha isolate Ot180627B linkage group LG15, Otsh_v2.0, whole genome shotgun sequence harbors:
- the alox12 gene encoding arachidonate 12-lipoxygenase, 12S-type: MEEYKVTVATGTSEYSGTNNYIYVTLVGENGQSERTILDNPGLDFCRGAVDEYKVCSPAPLGPLLLVRLEKQRYWVEDNWFCRYVTVEPPGGGIALTFPCYRWLIGDVKVEIREGTAKRLCDDTSPQLLAHRKAELQERQTIYRWTAWASGIPKCIDAKTEADLHQDVRFDSEKRSDFEGSLHYAILELSLKKLAIRFGKSWDDLEDFKRCFWKLKSPIAEYCMEHWKEDWFFGYQCLNGSNPRMIQRCKELPGNFPVSGDMVQGSLAPRTTLDKELKAGNIYLIDYAIMDGVPTNVIRGKPQYIAAPLCLLYEHPDQGLIPVAIQLGQTPGLDTPIFLPNDPPLAWLLAKIWVRHSEFQVFQLLSHLLRTHLLVEVFCVATLRQLPAVHPVYKLLAPHLRYTLEINCRGRTQLVSADGIFKRVVSTGGEGLLVLSQREYKVLTYRSLQPCWDFQQRGATTLKDYFYREHSLMLWDAIHSFVSGMISVYYQCDSDVVEDPELQTWIKDIAEEGFVDVPTFGLSNELKNKAELVTLLSVAIFTSTAQHAATNNGQFDWCAWVPNTPCTMRHPTPTDKDAVTMEMIMDSLPDVSQTCLEMAITWHLGRPQPDAVPLGQYPEQYFTEPQAQEVIDRFRKELKDIEEHILSQNQGLELPYLFLLPSRIENSITI, encoded by the exons ATGGAGGAATATAAGGTGACAGTTGCTACAGGCACATCAGAGTATTCCGGCACCAATAACTACATATATGTCACCCTGGTTGGAGAGaatggacagagtgagagaacaatCCTGGACAACCCTGGACTGGACTTCTGTAGAGGAGCG GTGGATGAGTACAAGGTGTGTAGCCCAGCCCCTCTGGGTCCTCTCCTCCTGGTTCGTCTGGAGAAGCAGCGTTACTGGGTGGAGGATAACTGGTTCTGTCGCTATGTCACTGTGGAGCCACCAGGTGGTGGTATAGCACTCACCTTCCCCTGCTACCGCTGGCTCATAGGAGACGTCAAGGTGGAGATACGAGAAGGCACAG CGAAGAGACTCTGTGATGATACCTCTCCTCAGCTATTGGCTCACAGAAAAGCAGAACTGCAGGAGAGACAAACGATATACAG ATGGACTGCATGGGCTTCTGGGATTCCCAAGTGTATTGATGCCAAGACCGAAGCAGACCTGCATCAGGACGTACGTTTTGACAGCGAGAAAAGGAGCGACTTTGAGGGCTCCTTACACTATGC TATTCTAGAGCTGTCTCTGAAGAAACTAGCCATCAGGTTTGGAAAGTCATGGGATGATCTGGAGGACTTTAAACGATGCTTCTGGAAACTCAAAAGCCCCAtagctg AGTACTGTATGGAGCACTGGAAGGAAGATTGGTTCTTTGGGTACCAGTGTCTGAATGGTTCAAACCCCCGCATGATCCAGCGCTGCAAGGAGCTTCCAGGAAACTTCCCCGTCTCTGGGGACATGGTGCAGGGGTCGCTGGCACCCAGGACCACCCTGGACAAGGAGCTAAAG GCTGGTAACATCTACTTGATTGACTATGCCATTATGGATGGTGTTCCCACCAATGTAATCAGGGGGAAACCACAGTACATCGCTGCACCTCTGTGTCTACTATATGAGCACCCTGACCAGGGACTCATACCCGTTGCCATACAG CTAGGACAGACTCCTGGCTTGGACACCCCCATCTTCCTGCCTAATGACCCCCCCCTGGCCTGGCTATTGGCTAAGATTTGGGTCCGTCACTCAGAGTTCCAGGTGTTCCAGTTGCTGTCACACCTGTTGAGAACGCACCTGTTGGTAGAAGTGTTCTGTGTGGCTACGTTACGTCAACTTCCCGCTGTACACCCTGTATACAAG CTCCTGGCTCCCCACCTGCGCTACACTCTGGAGATCAACTGCAGGGGACGGACTCAGCTCGTCTCCGCTGACGGCATCTTCAAAAGG GTGGTGTCTACAGGAGGGGAGGGCCTGCTCGTCCTGTCCCAGAGAGAGTACAAGGTCCTGACCTACCGCTCTCTCCAACCCTGCTGGGACTTCCAACAGCGCGGAGCCACCACACTCAAAGACTACTTCTACAGGGAGCACAGCCTCATGCTGTGGGACGCCATACACAG TTTTGTCTCAGGGATGATATCTGTGTACTACCAATGTGACAGTGATGTGGTGGAGGACCCTGAGCTACAGACCTGGATAAAGGACATCGCTGAGGAGGGCTTTGTCGATGTCCCCACGTTTGGCTTGTCCAACGAActcaaaaacaaagcagagctggTTACCTTGCTGAGTGTAGCCATCTTCACGAGCACAGCACAGCACGCAGCCACCAACAATGGACAG TTTGACTGGTGTGCTTGGGTACCCAACACCCCGTGCACCATGCGTCACCCCACGCCAACCGACAAGGATGCTGTTACCATGGAGATGATAATGGACAGCCTGCCTGATGTCAGCCAAACATGTTTGGAGATGGCGATCACATGGCACCTGGGGCGGCCACAACCTGATGCA GTCCCGTTGGGTCAGTATCCAGAGCAGTACTTCACTGAGCCCCAGGCCCAGGAGGTGATTGACAGGTTCAGAAAGGAACTGAAGGATATAGAGGAACACATCCTGAGCCAGAACCAGGGACTGGAGCTACCttacctcttcctcctgcccagtCGCATCGAGAACAGCATTACTATATAG